The following coding sequences lie in one Enterococcus sp. 9E7_DIV0242 genomic window:
- the ulaG gene encoding L-ascorbate 6-phosphate lactonase: MATIHDVTKESWILSTFPEWGTYLNEEIEHEEVQQGTVAMWWLGCTGIWLKSHEGTNILCDLWCGTGKQSHGNGKMKKGHQMMRMSGCENMQPNLRTQPFVIDPFAVKDVDALVVTHIHSDHLDINTAAAVHQNCPDARFIGPKEVVNTWLKWGIPEEKTVIVRPGDRVAVKDIELVALEAFDRTALVTCEDPDVTLRGKMPQDMDEIAVNYLFETSGGNIYHAGDSHYSNMFAKHGNEHTIDVCLGAYGENPRGITDKVTSVDMLRMAESLNAKVVIPVHYDIWANFMADPKEITEIWKFKKDRLNYQFKPFIWQVGGKFTYPNDKDKLEFNFYRGFDDVFTVENDTPFPSFL; this comes from the coding sequence ATGGCAACGATTCATGATGTAACAAAAGAGAGCTGGATTTTAAGTACTTTTCCAGAATGGGGAACTTATTTAAATGAAGAAATCGAACACGAAGAAGTGCAGCAAGGGACAGTAGCTATGTGGTGGCTGGGCTGTACAGGTATCTGGCTGAAATCTCATGAAGGAACCAATATTCTTTGTGATTTATGGTGCGGCACAGGAAAGCAAAGCCACGGCAATGGCAAGATGAAAAAAGGACATCAGATGATGCGCATGAGTGGTTGTGAAAACATGCAGCCGAATTTGCGGACACAGCCTTTTGTGATCGATCCTTTTGCAGTAAAGGATGTTGACGCACTGGTTGTCACACATATTCATTCCGATCATTTGGATATCAACACGGCAGCCGCTGTGCATCAGAATTGCCCGGATGCACGGTTTATCGGACCGAAAGAAGTAGTCAACACTTGGCTGAAATGGGGGATTCCAGAAGAGAAAACGGTGATCGTTCGCCCGGGGGATCGAGTGGCTGTAAAAGATATCGAGCTTGTTGCATTAGAAGCGTTCGATCGAACAGCATTAGTTACCTGTGAAGATCCAGACGTGACATTGAGAGGAAAAATGCCTCAAGATATGGACGAAATCGCAGTGAATTATCTGTTTGAAACATCTGGCGGCAATATCTATCACGCAGGAGATTCTCATTACTCAAATATGTTCGCCAAACATGGCAATGAGCACACGATTGATGTCTGTCTAGGTGCCTATGGAGAAAATCCTCGCGGGATTACAGACAAGGTAACCTCTGTGGATATGTTGAGAATGGCAGAATCATTAAATGCAAAGGTTGTTATTCCGGTACATTACGATATTTGGGCAAACTTCATGGCTGATCCGAAAGAAATCACTGAGATTTGGAAATTCAAAAAGGATCGTTTGAACTATCAATTCAAGCCGTTTATCTGGCAGGTTGGTGGAAAATTCACTTATCCGAACGATAAAGACAAGCTGGAATTCAACTTCTACAGAGGGTTTGATGATGTCTTTACGGTAGAGAATGATACGCCGTTTCCTTCATTTTTATAG
- a CDS encoding PTS sugar transporter subunit IIA encodes MLSYFYENDLIRFSDRVPENWEDAIRISCENFLEKKIINQTYVDEIISCVKEFGPYIVIVPGVAMPHSSEKSEGVFGTGIAFTKMPEEVVFEEGNPEKNAKLFFTLAAKNGEEHMQNIANLSEMLMIDGLIEDLSAIETMADYKDVMGKYHL; translated from the coding sequence ATGCTGAGTTATTTTTATGAAAATGATTTGATTCGCTTTAGTGACAGAGTACCGGAAAATTGGGAAGATGCAATCAGAATAAGCTGCGAAAATTTTTTAGAAAAAAAGATCATCAACCAAACCTATGTGGATGAAATCATTTCTTGTGTGAAGGAGTTCGGTCCATACATCGTGATTGTTCCGGGAGTGGCTATGCCCCATTCCTCTGAAAAAAGTGAGGGAGTATTTGGAACTGGGATTGCCTTTACCAAGATGCCAGAGGAGGTTGTTTTTGAAGAAGGGAATCCGGAGAAAAACGCTAAGCTATTCTTTACTTTAGCTGCGAAAAATGGCGAAGAACATATGCAGAATATTGCCAATCTCTCTGAAATGCTGATGATAGACGGGCTAATCGAGGATTTGTCAGCAATTGAAACAATGGCCGATTATAAGGACGTTATGGGGAAATATCATTTATAA
- a CDS encoding DeoR/GlpR family DNA-binding transcription regulator has product MKSSYKMIQDRREQIIDLLKEKLTVSVKEISEALQVSEITIRRDLTALEKMGLILREHGKAQIIQKENGEIYNKELEALKCLIAQRAAAFVKEGDTLFINTSSTALSAIKKLEEKRVTIVTNNVKVASIDHHPNSTVILSGGEIRFPKEALVGDIAIESFSKMSSDISIIGCSGLSLENGITTPVLHEAKINSLIIERTKGPVVVVADYRKIGFSSNFTSGNIKDIDYLITDSFAPPEAIKSFEKAGVHVIQIEI; this is encoded by the coding sequence ATGAAAAGTTCGTATAAAATGATTCAAGATAGGCGTGAACAGATCATTGATTTATTGAAGGAAAAATTGACTGTTTCGGTTAAAGAAATCAGCGAAGCTCTGCAAGTATCTGAAATTACTATTCGACGTGATCTAACCGCTTTGGAAAAGATGGGCTTGATCCTCAGAGAGCATGGCAAAGCACAAATTATCCAAAAAGAAAACGGCGAAATTTACAACAAAGAGCTGGAAGCCTTGAAATGTCTAATCGCACAACGAGCAGCGGCCTTCGTTAAAGAAGGGGATACTCTCTTTATTAATACAAGCTCCACTGCTCTATCAGCAATAAAAAAACTGGAGGAAAAGCGAGTGACGATTGTCACCAATAATGTAAAGGTAGCAAGTATCGATCATCACCCAAATTCTACGGTTATCTTGTCTGGCGGCGAGATTCGCTTTCCTAAAGAAGCTCTTGTTGGTGATATCGCGATTGAATCCTTTTCTAAGATGTCATCGGATATTTCAATCATCGGCTGCTCTGGGTTAAGTCTTGAGAATGGTATCACCACACCCGTATTACACGAAGCTAAAATCAATTCATTAATTATTGAACGAACCAAAGGTCCTGTCGTTGTTGTTGCAGACTATCGAAAAATAGGCTTTTCTTCAAATTTCACCAGCGGCAATATCAAGGATATCGACTATCTGATCACCGACAGCTTTGCACCACCTGAAGCCATCAAGTCCTTTGAAAAAGCCGGTGTTCATGTCATTCAAATTGAAATTTAG
- a CDS encoding PTS ascorbate transporter subunit IIC — translation MDQLLDFLLGIWDYFAANILTQPAFLIGFIVLLGYMLLKKPFYESVAGFLKATVGYLILSVGSGGLVNNFRPILVGLKERFDLDAMVIDPYFGQNAVTAGIEETFGRTFSDTMILLLIAFVMNILLVRFKKYTKLRAVFTTGNVQIQQAATAFWLLLFCFPDLGRVEILLIMGLILGCYWAVGSNLTVGITQELTEGAGFAIAHQQMFGIYIFARLAEKMKKGKNNKRIEDLNFPGFLSIFNENMVSTSILMLFFFGIIMLVLGQDYLISAEFMVEGQSFFFYILQTSLYFAVYLAILQLGVRTFVDELTASFQGISNTLLPGAVPGIDVSASLAFGSSNAVTIGFLFGALGQFLTIGLLILFKSPVIVIAGFIPLFFDNAAIALFANNRGGVKAACIFPFLSGIIQVIGSALIASFVGLAQYGGYLGMFDWATVWPLATVIMKFLGYAGIAVVVIAFLAIPQLQYRANPEGYFLIVDDYDEYVKKMAA, via the coding sequence ATGGATCAGCTTTTAGATTTTTTATTAGGTATCTGGGATTATTTTGCTGCGAATATCTTAACGCAGCCGGCATTTTTGATTGGATTTATTGTGTTATTGGGCTATATGCTGCTAAAAAAACCATTTTATGAAAGTGTTGCGGGTTTCTTAAAAGCAACGGTTGGTTATTTGATTCTGAGTGTGGGTTCCGGTGGACTGGTCAACAATTTCCGTCCCATTCTAGTGGGTCTAAAAGAACGCTTTGATTTGGATGCGATGGTAATTGATCCCTATTTTGGTCAGAATGCGGTGACCGCTGGGATCGAAGAAACATTTGGTCGGACGTTCAGTGACACGATGATTTTACTTTTGATTGCTTTTGTCATGAATATCTTATTGGTTCGCTTCAAGAAATACACGAAGCTACGCGCTGTTTTCACAACTGGAAATGTTCAGATTCAACAGGCTGCAACAGCGTTCTGGTTGTTACTGTTTTGTTTTCCAGACTTAGGTCGTGTAGAGATTCTATTGATCATGGGACTTATTCTTGGTTGTTATTGGGCAGTAGGGTCAAATCTTACCGTTGGCATCACACAGGAGCTGACTGAGGGCGCAGGTTTTGCGATTGCCCATCAGCAAATGTTCGGAATCTATATCTTCGCTCGTTTAGCGGAAAAGATGAAAAAAGGAAAAAATAACAAGCGAATCGAAGACCTTAATTTTCCGGGCTTCTTATCGATCTTTAATGAGAACATGGTTTCCACTTCAATTCTCATGCTGTTCTTCTTTGGGATCATCATGCTTGTTTTAGGACAGGATTATCTGATCAGTGCAGAATTTATGGTAGAGGGACAGAGCTTCTTCTTCTATATTCTACAAACCTCACTTTATTTTGCGGTTTATCTGGCTATTCTTCAGCTTGGTGTACGGACATTCGTGGATGAGCTGACGGCATCTTTCCAAGGGATTTCTAATACATTACTTCCTGGTGCTGTACCAGGGATCGATGTTTCTGCTTCTTTAGCCTTTGGTTCATCAAATGCCGTAACTATTGGTTTCTTGTTCGGTGCACTGGGACAATTTCTGACGATTGGCTTGCTGATTCTATTTAAATCGCCTGTTATCGTCATTGCCGGATTTATCCCATTGTTCTTTGATAATGCAGCGATTGCCTTGTTTGCGAATAATCGGGGTGGGGTGAAAGCGGCATGTATCTTCCCGTTCCTTTCAGGAATTATTCAGGTTATAGGCTCTGCATTGATTGCGTCCTTTGTGGGCTTGGCGCAATATGGTGGTTACCTAGGTATGTTCGACTGGGCGACAGTTTGGCCGCTAGCAACAGTCATCATGAAATTCTTAGGTTACGCGGGAATCGCAGTTGTTGTGATTGCCTTTCTTGCCATCCCACAGTTGCAATATCGGGCAAATCCAGAAGGGTATTTCTTGATTGTTGATGACTATGATGAATATGTGAAAAAAATGGCTGCTTGA
- a CDS encoding GNAT family N-acetyltransferase encodes MTIHLALANQADVDELDQLYDTTIDYLNQHTNHPGWKKNLYPVRETAITGIKEKNLYIVRKDEQIIGTIILNHHPEPAYDQATWAIEATSKEILVVHTFVVHPDFSNQGIGEQMLLAACELAKDKKMKAIRLDVYRRNEPAIRLYERCGFHYVDTVDLGLSEHGLDRFKLYERVL; translated from the coding sequence ATGACGATTCATTTGGCACTCGCCAATCAGGCAGACGTAGATGAACTAGATCAGCTATACGATACAACAATCGACTATTTAAATCAGCACACCAATCACCCCGGTTGGAAAAAGAACCTCTATCCGGTTAGAGAAACTGCCATTACCGGTATCAAGGAAAAAAATCTTTATATTGTCCGAAAAGATGAGCAAATCATAGGAACAATCATTCTTAACCATCATCCTGAACCAGCCTATGACCAAGCAACTTGGGCGATTGAAGCAACGAGTAAAGAAATATTGGTAGTCCATACGTTTGTCGTGCATCCAGATTTTTCCAATCAAGGAATCGGTGAACAAATGTTATTGGCTGCTTGTGAGCTTGCTAAAGATAAAAAAATGAAGGCGATTCGCTTAGATGTGTATAGACGGAATGAGCCTGCCATACGACTCTACGAAAGATGCGGCTTCCACTACGTCGACACGGTGGATCTAGGTCTTAGCGAACATGGTTTGGACCGTTTTAAACTCTATGAAAGAGTCCTTTGA
- a CDS encoding 3-keto-L-gulonate-6-phosphate decarboxylase UlaD produces the protein MGVPNLQVALDHSNLPSALADVKNVGDVVDILEVGTILCLQAGEEAIRCVRALYPDKRIIADTKCADAGGTVAKNCADAGADWMTVICCATIPTMEAAAKEVEEVQVELYGDWTYEQAQKWLDAGISQAIYHQSRDALFAGETWGEKDLSKVKKLINMGFRVSVTGGLDVDTLRLFAGVDVYTFITGRGITAANDPKAAAQAFKAEINRIWG, from the coding sequence ATGGGAGTACCCAATTTGCAAGTAGCATTGGATCATTCGAACCTGCCGAGTGCTTTGGCAGATGTAAAAAATGTAGGAGATGTTGTTGATATTCTGGAGGTGGGGACAATTCTTTGCCTGCAAGCAGGAGAGGAAGCGATTCGTTGTGTACGAGCGCTTTACCCGGACAAAAGAATCATCGCCGACACAAAATGTGCCGATGCGGGTGGAACTGTTGCCAAAAACTGTGCGGATGCAGGCGCTGACTGGATGACGGTCATCTGCTGTGCAACGATTCCGACAATGGAGGCAGCTGCGAAAGAAGTAGAAGAGGTACAAGTCGAATTATACGGAGACTGGACCTATGAGCAAGCACAGAAATGGTTGGATGCCGGTATTTCTCAAGCTATCTATCATCAAAGCCGAGATGCATTATTTGCCGGAGAAACATGGGGCGAGAAAGATTTATCAAAAGTCAAAAAATTGATTAATATGGGTTTTAGGGTTTCTGTTACAGGCGGCTTGGATGTAGATACCTTGAGGTTGTTTGCAGGCGTAGATGTGTATACATTCATTACAGGGCGGGGAATTACAGCGGCAAACGATCCAAAAGCTGCGGCACAAGCATTTAAAGCTGAAATTAACCGTATTTGGGGGTGA
- the rlmN gene encoding 23S rRNA (adenine(2503)-C(2))-methyltransferase RlmN: MEKISIYGFTKEELINWFIEHGEKKFRATQVWEWLYIQRVRSFSEMTNLSKQLITVLEENFIINPLKQVIIQESQDGTVKYLFELPDKNMIETVLMRQEYGLSVCVTTQVGCNIGCTFCASGLLTKQRDLTAGEIVAQIMEVQHYFDERQEDERVSHVVVMGIGEPFDNYDNLMGFLHVINDAKGLAIGARHITVSTSGLVPKINEFAENGLQVNLAISLHAPNNEVRTSIMRINRSFPIEKLMAAVDNYIEKTNRRITFEYIMLKEVNDRPEHAQQLADLLKNKKKLTYVNLIPYNPVSEHDQYSRSSKADVLKFYDVLKKNGINCVIRREHGTDIDAACGQLRSKQIKKEKKATAK; the protein is encoded by the coding sequence GTGGAAAAGATCTCCATCTATGGATTTACTAAGGAAGAATTGATCAACTGGTTTATTGAACATGGTGAAAAGAAATTCCGTGCGACACAGGTATGGGAATGGCTGTATATTCAGCGCGTTCGCAGCTTCAGCGAAATGACCAACCTATCAAAACAGCTGATCACGGTATTAGAAGAAAACTTCATCATCAACCCATTAAAGCAAGTGATTATTCAAGAATCACAGGATGGAACAGTAAAGTATCTTTTTGAGCTTCCCGATAAGAACATGATCGAAACTGTGCTGATGCGTCAGGAATACGGACTATCTGTTTGTGTGACAACACAGGTCGGCTGTAATATTGGCTGTACCTTCTGTGCCAGTGGGTTACTGACAAAACAACGTGATTTGACTGCCGGAGAAATCGTTGCTCAAATCATGGAGGTTCAGCATTATTTTGATGAACGTCAGGAAGATGAACGTGTGAGTCATGTGGTTGTTATGGGAATCGGTGAGCCGTTTGACAACTATGATAATTTGATGGGCTTTTTACATGTCATCAATGATGCGAAAGGCCTGGCAATCGGTGCCCGTCATATTACTGTATCAACAAGCGGTTTAGTGCCGAAAATCAATGAGTTTGCAGAAAACGGTTTACAGGTCAATCTGGCCATTTCACTCCATGCACCAAATAATGAAGTCAGAACATCGATCATGCGAATCAATCGCAGCTTCCCAATTGAAAAATTGATGGCGGCAGTTGATAATTATATAGAAAAAACCAATCGACGGATTACGTTTGAATATATCATGTTGAAAGAGGTCAATGACCGTCCGGAGCATGCTCAGCAGTTAGCGGATCTTTTGAAAAACAAGAAGAAGCTGACTTATGTCAATTTGATTCCATACAATCCGGTTAGTGAACATGATCAGTACAGTCGCAGCTCAAAGGCCGATGTGTTGAAATTCTACGATGTCTTGAAGAAAAATGGGATCAACTGTGTGATACGTCGGGAGCATGGTACGGATATCGATGCTGCTTGCGGGCAGTTAAGAAGCAAGCAAATCAAAAAAGAAAAGAAGGCAACTGCAAAATAG
- a CDS encoding L-ribulose-5-phosphate 3-epimerase — MATLGIYEKALPKGISWLERLILAKKLGFDFVEMSIDETDERLSRLEWTKEERKQVIDAIHETGIKILSICLSGHRRFPFGSKEEAVREQALKIMEQAIDLASDLGVRTIQLAGYDVYYEEKTIASRNYFIENLKKAVGMAASKEVVLSIEIMDDAFINSISKFLKIKEQIPSPYLQVYPDLGNLSAWPENDIGYELEKGISQISAIHLKDTLAVTDAFGGKFKEVPFGDGCVDFSGCLKTLKRLDYNGPFLIEMWSETSQTPEKEIERAKSFLFPYLKEAGYFEA, encoded by the coding sequence ATGGCAACATTGGGAATTTATGAAAAAGCATTGCCCAAAGGGATCAGCTGGTTGGAGCGATTGATACTGGCAAAAAAACTGGGCTTTGATTTTGTAGAAATGTCAATCGATGAAACGGATGAACGATTATCCAGATTGGAATGGACCAAGGAAGAACGAAAACAAGTGATTGATGCGATTCATGAAACAGGCATAAAGATTTTGTCTATTTGCTTGAGTGGTCACCGTCGTTTTCCTTTTGGTTCAAAAGAGGAAGCTGTTCGAGAGCAAGCACTAAAGATTATGGAGCAAGCGATTGATTTGGCTTCAGATTTGGGTGTCCGTACGATTCAGCTTGCCGGATATGATGTCTATTACGAAGAAAAAACCATTGCATCCAGAAATTATTTTATAGAAAACCTAAAGAAGGCTGTTGGGATGGCTGCATCAAAAGAGGTAGTTTTGTCTATCGAGATTATGGATGATGCATTCATTAATTCTATTTCTAAATTTTTAAAAATAAAGGAACAGATTCCGTCGCCTTATTTACAGGTATATCCTGATTTAGGCAATCTGTCTGCCTGGCCGGAAAATGATATTGGTTATGAGCTTGAAAAAGGGATCAGCCAGATTTCTGCAATTCATTTGAAAGATACGTTGGCGGTGACAGATGCGTTTGGTGGAAAATTTAAGGAAGTTCCTTTTGGGGACGGCTGTGTTGATTTTTCCGGTTGTTTGAAAACATTGAAACGACTGGACTATAATGGTCCGTTTCTAATAGAAATGTGGAGTGAGACCAGTCAAACACCTGAAAAGGAGATTGAAAGAGCGAAGAGCTTTCTATTTCCCTATTTAAAGGAGGCAGGCTATTTTGAAGCATGA
- a CDS encoding PTS sugar transporter subunit IIB — translation MRVLVSCANGSGTSLMMMRSVEKGLTEMGFKITKIHHCSIAEGKSSAAQYDVVFTPMNFLNMFDAVKEKGITVIGIRNVMSAKEVQEKVKETTLEEKYK, via the coding sequence ATGAGAGTATTAGTATCTTGTGCAAATGGATCTGGAACAAGCTTAATGATGATGAGAAGTGTGGAAAAAGGATTGACGGAAATGGGCTTCAAGATTACAAAAATCCATCATTGCTCGATTGCAGAAGGAAAGAGCTCTGCAGCACAATATGATGTTGTTTTTACACCAATGAATTTCCTGAATATGTTTGATGCAGTGAAAGAAAAAGGAATCACAGTCATTGGCATTCGCAATGTTATGTCGGCGAAAGAGGTGCAAGAGAAGGTCAAAGAAACGACATTGGAAGAAAAATATAAATAG